Proteins encoded in a region of the Paenibacillus sp. E222 genome:
- a CDS encoding DinB family protein encodes MLQQPYRLYDYHVWANDRLFAHLEQLPKEVFHAEVTSVFPSLAQTCAHMYLFEQLYMLVLAEVPNEEIFPKISGWTEEAQGKTVNEMRELFGSVAERFRDLLRHTPDPDKKMTIEHPKYGKMETRFSDILQHVVNHGTYHRGNVTAMLRQQGYSGVPTDYIFYLLEQQKVQG; translated from the coding sequence ATGCTTCAACAACCATACCGACTGTATGACTATCATGTTTGGGCAAACGATCGATTGTTTGCACACCTGGAGCAACTCCCGAAGGAAGTATTCCATGCGGAAGTGACGAGCGTGTTCCCATCCTTAGCACAAACATGTGCACATATGTACTTGTTTGAACAGCTCTATATGCTCGTGCTCGCGGAAGTTCCGAACGAGGAGATTTTCCCGAAAATCTCAGGCTGGACAGAGGAAGCACAGGGCAAAACCGTGAATGAGATGCGGGAGCTGTTTGGCAGCGTTGCCGAACGTTTCCGCGATTTACTACGGCATACGCCTGACCCGGACAAAAAAATGACAATCGAGCATCCGAAATACGGTAAAATGGAAACACGTTTTTCCGACATTCTACAGCATGTTGTCAACCACGGGACGTATCACCGGGGCAATGTGACCGCGATGTTGAGACAGCAAGGTTATAGCGGTGTGCCAACCGATTATATATTTTATTTGTTGGAACAGCAGAAAGTTCAAGGGTAG
- a CDS encoding endo-beta-N-acetylglucosaminidase produces the protein MTRKHKPKGLIPKVTAMVLTSALLGQVIATSVYAGDTLPYTGDSAKGVNQPYQHGYTAAQILNWTPESDIHGDLLRAHVPLQPRNDAFAATQAYPELSPDTQLFTMSGDYGNSFFGSTPYTNEFSEYLFNYWQYTDYYSYWHGMASAGVPEELYDPNKEWTEKYFEFGILNIPNPAYTNAAHKNGVRSIANIFFSDNDRGPQTYKQMLVQDEEGNFPVAAKLVEMAKYYNYDGYFFNQEEVAKGVAPEDIASYKKFMKYLRDEGLYVQWYDFTINTTGKIQYQNQFNGLNSPFVQDSALGRVSDSIFLNYVWNHDMLRDSRDHALDLGLDPLETVFAGVEGGNDQFGRWKQLYDLRNNLDENGQPMNSIATLGADFTHNALDEEMGDGSTNHRAEDEYQWMTFVRDRAWWSGPNQDPTNARRTASVDLSDVYASGAKWDGIAAYLTERSVIHGSNFVTNFNTGHGLKYYEGGTVSNATEWSNINIQDIPVTWQWWMDSQGDKLTVDFDYGPTYEKGSRYTYDSVGAFTGGSSLVVNGSLNADNFLRLYKTDLSINAQSKLELTYNKPSVNDASSMYIGLIFEDEPTKVVKVKVPNSGQHTSGWKTTSLDLSAYQGKTVAAFGLSFDPNGTTIEKYQMNIGEIRISDGSAAKPNAPTGFHITKALTNTDELVVEWDIEDYSKVKQYNLYENGAYVGGVYDSTFYIKTLKHPAGELSIRAVGADGTESEATVLSYDLNAAVQDIDVKFKNNGDAIVRWKNPKKNQGKDPIQLTLQTEYTKEPFTKTLQVKKGKQSAILTGLPTNGEHYVLDIAIGKQNPVTTTGQLADTQITPYAKEKVTVKDGKYTLALPDLEDWYKIYVYENEVAREFGVTYVSQKFPYIIRGRTKLSELTFTPASSTSSLKLVIEDYAGNKATTILR, from the coding sequence ATGACACGCAAACACAAACCCAAAGGCCTTATCCCCAAAGTAACCGCAATGGTTCTCACTTCGGCTCTACTTGGACAAGTCATTGCCACATCCGTTTATGCCGGAGACACGCTCCCTTATACAGGTGATAGCGCCAAGGGAGTAAACCAGCCTTACCAGCATGGCTACACCGCTGCCCAGATTCTGAATTGGACACCCGAAAGTGATATCCATGGTGATCTGCTTCGTGCTCATGTACCTTTGCAGCCACGTAACGATGCCTTTGCGGCCACGCAGGCTTATCCCGAACTCAGCCCGGACACCCAGCTCTTTACGATGAGTGGCGATTATGGCAATTCATTCTTTGGCAGCACTCCTTACACCAATGAATTCAGCGAATACCTCTTTAATTATTGGCAGTACACAGACTATTACAGCTATTGGCATGGTATGGCTTCTGCTGGCGTGCCTGAGGAATTGTATGACCCCAATAAGGAATGGACGGAAAAGTACTTTGAGTTTGGCATTTTGAACATTCCGAATCCAGCGTACACCAATGCTGCACACAAAAACGGTGTCCGTTCCATCGCCAACATCTTCTTCTCAGACAATGATCGTGGACCACAAACCTACAAGCAGATGCTTGTGCAGGATGAAGAAGGGAATTTCCCTGTCGCTGCAAAGCTGGTCGAGATGGCAAAGTATTATAATTACGACGGATACTTCTTCAATCAGGAAGAGGTTGCCAAAGGCGTTGCGCCTGAAGACATCGCTTCCTACAAGAAATTCATGAAGTATTTAAGAGACGAAGGACTATATGTTCAGTGGTATGACTTCACCATCAATACAACGGGCAAAATTCAATACCAAAACCAGTTTAACGGACTCAACAGTCCTTTTGTGCAAGATTCTGCATTAGGCAGAGTCTCCGATTCGATCTTCCTGAATTACGTGTGGAACCATGACATGCTGCGAGATTCGCGCGATCATGCCCTAGATTTGGGTCTTGATCCACTGGAAACGGTATTTGCCGGTGTCGAAGGTGGAAATGACCAGTTTGGTCGTTGGAAGCAGCTCTACGATCTGCGTAACAATCTGGACGAGAACGGTCAGCCTATGAACAGTATTGCAACGCTTGGTGCTGACTTTACCCACAATGCCCTGGATGAAGAAATGGGCGATGGCAGCACGAATCATAGAGCCGAAGATGAGTACCAATGGATGACCTTTGTGCGTGACCGCGCTTGGTGGTCAGGTCCGAATCAGGACCCAACCAACGCACGCCGTACGGCATCCGTCGATCTGTCCGATGTATATGCTTCTGGTGCAAAGTGGGACGGCATCGCCGCTTACCTCACCGAACGCTCCGTTATTCATGGCTCCAATTTTGTGACCAACTTCAATACAGGCCACGGTCTGAAATATTATGAGGGCGGAACCGTCTCCAATGCAACCGAATGGTCCAATATTAATATTCAGGATATCCCGGTCACCTGGCAGTGGTGGATGGATAGTCAAGGTGACAAACTCACTGTTGACTTTGACTATGGTCCAACCTATGAAAAAGGTTCTCGTTATACGTATGATTCCGTTGGTGCGTTCACTGGCGGCAGTTCTCTTGTCGTGAACGGAAGTCTAAATGCGGACAATTTCCTTCGTCTGTACAAGACGGATCTGTCGATCAACGCCCAATCCAAACTGGAACTCACCTATAACAAACCGTCTGTCAACGACGCTTCCTCCATGTATATCGGACTGATCTTCGAGGATGAACCGACCAAAGTGGTCAAAGTCAAAGTGCCCAATTCAGGTCAGCACACGTCAGGCTGGAAGACCACTTCACTCGATCTGAGTGCATACCAAGGGAAGACTGTTGCAGCTTTTGGTCTATCCTTCGACCCTAACGGCACTACGATTGAAAAATATCAGATGAACATTGGTGAGATTCGTATATCCGACGGTTCTGCCGCCAAACCGAATGCTCCAACGGGATTCCATATTACCAAAGCACTGACCAACACCGATGAGTTGGTTGTCGAATGGGATATCGAGGACTATTCGAAGGTTAAGCAATATAATCTGTATGAGAACGGCGCTTATGTCGGCGGCGTGTATGACTCCACATTTTATATTAAAACGCTCAAACATCCCGCTGGCGAACTGTCCATTCGTGCTGTAGGCGCAGATGGTACCGAGAGTGAAGCAACCGTCCTGTCCTATGATCTGAATGCAGCTGTTCAGGACATTGATGTGAAATTCAAGAACAATGGCGATGCTATTGTCCGTTGGAAAAACCCGAAGAAGAACCAAGGTAAAGATCCGATTCAGCTTACACTCCAAACGGAGTACACGAAGGAACCTTTCACCAAGACACTTCAGGTCAAAAAAGGAAAACAGTCTGCCATTCTGACAGGCCTTCCGACCAATGGTGAACATTACGTCCTGGATATTGCCATTGGCAAACAGAATCCAGTCACAACGACCGGACAACTGGCAGATACTCAGATTACACCATATGCCAAGGAAAAGGTGACGGTAAAGGATGGAAAGTACACCCTCGCATTGCCTGATTTGGAGGATTGGTACAAAATCTATGTCTATGAAAATGAGGTGGCACGCGAATTCGGAGTAACTTACGTTTCACAGAAATTCCCTTATATCATTCGGGGCAGAACGAAGCTGAGCGAACTGACATTCACGCCTGCGTCCAGCACCAGCTCCCTGAAGCTCGTTATCGAAGATTATGCCGGCAATAAAGCAACGACAATTCTGCGATAA
- a CDS encoding sensor histidine kinase yields MFMKMLFIFSMISIVTIITLSYIIFLSVSDATIRRELAIQKAAMESVDRYIHQQYESVQNMVRDMHQNEALSANITYLMNHTYAEYVQHLTNGYYANQDDYSADVLKHFQNIMDRNSDINQVMLYSAERQDLSSFNQHKQFRKLNTNVAHSYIPDVMAMETPNISAPNYWIRKEIDQWDPALYAIRVPINDTQTLRNLGQFLVFFDSAGIGNALDSYESNLKGEIVVLSAKGTVLFDSNSNYYGKKYPYINVADSLFDQTDMDSMKKERNMYVNKFVSADQGYVVVGTVPVDEMAEAYAGTRNTIVSISIICILFAVLVPAFFIINFAKRTRRIIRFTQRVKYGNLTARIDDARDDELGQISHSFNDMLDELNQYIERVYKAEIKQKETELVALQARINPHFLYNTLEVIRMRAISQGAKDVGEMIYSLSVLFKSLVQQKKNYTLKDEMEACRLYLELFRIRYKDIFMYSIQLDPVHNQHPVVKLSLQPIIENYVVHGIQTERSDNQLTIVVEELGDALQVEVRDNGKGIEPERLNEILEELERPEESGKMFGLRSVHTRLRFLYGPEFGITIESTLGEGTLIRVRYPHTEGTGI; encoded by the coding sequence ATGTTTATGAAGATGCTGTTCATCTTCTCCATGATTTCGATTGTAACGATTATTACCTTGTCCTATATCATTTTCCTGTCAGTGTCCGATGCCACGATTCGCCGAGAGCTGGCGATCCAGAAAGCGGCTATGGAGAGTGTTGACCGATATATTCATCAGCAGTATGAATCGGTGCAAAACATGGTGAGAGATATGCATCAGAATGAGGCCTTATCAGCCAATATCACCTACCTGATGAATCACACGTACGCCGAGTATGTACAGCATCTGACGAATGGCTATTATGCGAATCAGGATGATTATTCAGCTGATGTACTGAAACATTTTCAGAATATCATGGATCGCAATTCGGATATCAATCAAGTGATGTTATATAGTGCTGAGCGACAGGATCTGTCCAGCTTCAATCAACATAAGCAGTTCAGAAAGCTAAACACCAATGTGGCTCATTCCTATATTCCTGACGTGATGGCGATGGAGACACCGAATATCAGCGCACCAAACTATTGGATTCGTAAAGAAATTGATCAATGGGACCCGGCGCTGTATGCGATTCGGGTGCCTATCAACGATACACAGACCCTTCGAAATTTGGGACAGTTCCTTGTGTTCTTTGACTCAGCAGGTATTGGCAACGCTTTGGATAGTTATGAAAGTAATCTCAAGGGAGAAATTGTGGTGCTGTCAGCCAAGGGTACGGTATTGTTCGATTCCAACAGTAACTATTACGGCAAGAAGTACCCGTATATCAATGTGGCCGATTCCCTGTTTGATCAGACGGATATGGACTCGATGAAAAAGGAGCGAAATATGTATGTGAACAAGTTTGTCTCGGCGGATCAGGGATATGTGGTCGTTGGCACGGTTCCTGTGGATGAGATGGCTGAGGCCTACGCGGGTACACGCAATACAATCGTTTCGATTAGCATCATATGTATCCTGTTTGCGGTGCTGGTTCCGGCGTTTTTCATCATTAATTTTGCCAAACGCACCCGCAGAATCATTCGTTTCACCCAAAGGGTGAAATATGGCAACCTGACAGCACGCATCGATGATGCCCGTGATGATGAGCTCGGACAGATCTCGCACAGTTTCAACGATATGCTGGATGAACTTAATCAATATATTGAGCGCGTCTACAAAGCCGAGATCAAACAAAAGGAGACAGAACTGGTCGCTCTCCAGGCACGGATTAATCCTCACTTTCTCTATAACACGCTGGAAGTCATTCGAATGAGGGCGATTTCGCAGGGGGCGAAGGATGTTGGAGAGATGATTTACAGTTTATCCGTGTTATTCAAGAGCCTTGTTCAACAGAAGAAAAATTATACGCTCAAGGATGAGATGGAAGCTTGCCGTTTATATCTGGAATTGTTCCGAATCCGGTATAAGGATATTTTCATGTACTCTATTCAGTTGGACCCTGTGCATAACCAGCATCCGGTTGTCAAGCTATCCCTGCAGCCGATTATTGAGAACTATGTGGTGCACGGCATTCAGACAGAACGTTCGGATAATCAATTAACGATCGTTGTTGAAGAACTGGGAGACGCTTTGCAGGTAGAGGTCAGAGATAATGGCAAAGGCATTGAGCCTGAACGCCTGAATGAAATTTTAGAAGAACTGGAACGTCCGGAAGAGTCGGGTAAAATGTTTGGACTGCGCAGCGTACACACCCGTTTGCGTTTCCTGTATGGACCGGAATTCGGCATCACGATAGAAAGTACACTTGGAGAAGGAACCCTGATCAGGGTACGTTATCCTCATACAGAAGGGACAGGTATTTAA
- a CDS encoding response regulator transcription factor has translation MYKVFIVDDEPFIIEGLYDILDWSSFDMEIVSHAGNGQAALNALSAQPVDILITDISMPFMNGLDLIREARQLQPDIKVIILSGFNEFEYLKEGMQLGIENYLLKPINVEELESTLRNTASKLDHTLSPQTDDAYGVQILKDNILHRWLTGQIAATEFEERAQFLNLSLDAPDVAVAILRTKGEASGMFERVEDMLKDKSYVNIFHDIDGDIVIVANMHAGEDEKKKFMECLQALSAALCETHPAVLIGAGSLMRGLHHAPASYQEAKKALQYVMIYPNLKVIDHAILEKGGSSASSFSIDWKEYAKLILSRNAELLAERIRVDFEQHRDGVTPAELQNIALEVVIRFKMELEGIKHSDESAIYQRGLRLVLDSGTFDELVQALQQVGSETIQSLLQDLKNPIVNQVLQHIDKHYAEELSLKLLGAHYHLHPVYLGQLFHKETGETFAEYINKYRIERAKEQLRNSNLKVHEIARNVGYWETGYFYKQFRKYVGISPTDFKVFG, from the coding sequence ATGTACAAGGTATTTATAGTGGATGATGAACCGTTCATCATTGAAGGGTTGTACGATATTTTGGATTGGTCGTCGTTCGATATGGAAATTGTAAGCCATGCCGGCAATGGACAGGCCGCATTAAACGCCTTGTCCGCGCAGCCTGTGGACATACTGATCACCGATATTTCCATGCCATTCATGAATGGTCTGGATCTGATTCGGGAAGCAAGGCAATTGCAGCCTGACATCAAGGTAATTATTCTAAGTGGTTTTAATGAGTTTGAATATTTGAAAGAGGGCATGCAGCTGGGTATCGAAAATTACCTGCTCAAACCGATCAATGTGGAGGAACTGGAATCGACGCTTCGCAATACTGCTTCCAAGCTGGACCATACGTTGTCTCCTCAAACAGATGATGCTTATGGTGTTCAGATTCTGAAAGACAACATCCTTCATCGATGGCTGACGGGACAGATCGCGGCCACGGAATTCGAGGAACGGGCGCAGTTCTTGAATCTTTCGCTGGATGCACCTGATGTTGCAGTAGCAATACTGCGCACTAAAGGAGAAGCATCCGGCATGTTCGAGCGAGTGGAGGACATGCTGAAGGATAAGTCCTATGTGAATATATTCCATGACATCGACGGAGATATTGTCATTGTTGCCAATATGCATGCAGGCGAGGACGAGAAAAAGAAATTTATGGAGTGCCTTCAGGCATTATCCGCTGCGCTGTGTGAGACACATCCTGCTGTTCTGATTGGGGCAGGAAGTCTGATGCGCGGACTCCACCATGCTCCTGCAAGCTATCAGGAGGCGAAAAAGGCGCTCCAGTATGTGATGATCTATCCCAATCTCAAAGTGATCGATCATGCCATATTGGAGAAGGGTGGAAGCTCTGCTTCTTCCTTCTCGATCGATTGGAAGGAGTACGCGAAGCTCATTCTATCCCGTAATGCAGAGCTGCTTGCGGAGCGAATTCGGGTTGATTTTGAACAGCACCGCGACGGGGTTACTCCGGCTGAGTTGCAGAACATCGCACTGGAAGTGGTCATTCGCTTCAAGATGGAATTGGAGGGCATCAAACATTCCGATGAATCGGCTATTTACCAACGTGGTCTTCGCCTTGTATTGGACAGCGGAACCTTTGATGAACTCGTGCAGGCGTTGCAGCAGGTTGGTTCAGAGACGATACAGTCTCTGCTTCAGGATTTAAAGAATCCAATCGTCAACCAGGTGCTTCAACATATTGACAAACATTACGCAGAAGAGCTTTCCCTGAAGCTGCTGGGTGCTCACTATCATCTTCATCCGGTATATTTGGGACAACTGTTCCACAAGGAGACGGGGGAGACTTTTGCCGAATATATCAATAAATACCGGATCGAACGTGCCAAGGAACAGCTGCGCAATTCGAATCTGAAAGTGCATGAGATCGCAAGGAATGTGGGGTACTGGGAAACCGGATATTTCTATAAACAGTTCCGCAAGTATGTGGGAATTTCACCAACCGATTTTAAGGTTTTTGGATAA
- a CDS encoding ABC transporter substrate-binding protein: protein MSKQRKSFSLVLALLMAVTLVLSACGGSKDASESGEAGEAPVELIWYTIGTPQKDVNKVMEEVSKYTKEKINATVTMKMVDWGDYPQKMQVNVASGEPMDILFTSSGGFDYVQNARKGAFLELDDLLPKYGQDLIKTIDPAFLSGSKVDGHNYGIPANKELPQQEVWRFNKTLLDKYKMDISNIRTLDSLEPLLKTIKENEPSVTPFGMDKNFVPYVPYDYVIQNLPMAIKLDTTDYKIVNILDTPEMKAALKTMSKYYKAGYVSPEAATTGSTNDLTTSGNWFLDRAQTQPLADNQWSASYGYPVVSTPASDAIITNTSVQGSIMAISANSEYPEKAMEFLNLLNTDPVLRNMVDSGIEGVHYKKVDDTHMENLAESKNYDMPSYSLGNNMLLYLNNNDPDNKWDEFKKFNAEGVNSPILSFNFDSSKVSSELTAVQNVKEQYWAALMTGTLDPENNLEQVIEKFNQAGLEKVMAEAQTQLDAWRAANK from the coding sequence ATGAGTAAACAAAGAAAAAGTTTTTCTCTCGTTCTTGCATTGTTGATGGCGGTTACACTCGTTCTTAGCGCCTGTGGAGGAAGCAAGGATGCTTCAGAATCAGGGGAAGCAGGAGAGGCTCCTGTCGAGCTGATCTGGTACACCATTGGTACCCCTCAGAAAGATGTTAATAAAGTGATGGAAGAAGTCAGCAAGTACACGAAAGAAAAAATCAATGCCACAGTTACAATGAAAATGGTTGACTGGGGTGACTATCCGCAAAAGATGCAAGTTAACGTAGCATCCGGTGAGCCAATGGACATCCTGTTCACCTCTTCAGGCGGATTCGATTATGTTCAAAATGCTAGAAAGGGCGCATTCCTTGAGCTTGATGATTTGCTCCCTAAATATGGTCAGGACCTTATTAAAACGATTGATCCTGCATTCCTGAGCGGTTCGAAAGTAGACGGACACAATTACGGTATTCCGGCCAACAAAGAGCTGCCTCAACAAGAGGTATGGCGTTTCAACAAAACGCTGCTTGATAAATACAAAATGGACATCTCCAATATCCGTACGTTGGACAGTCTGGAGCCTTTGCTCAAAACGATCAAGGAAAATGAGCCAAGCGTGACTCCATTTGGAATGGATAAAAACTTCGTTCCTTATGTGCCTTACGACTACGTCATTCAGAACTTGCCAATGGCAATCAAACTGGATACGACGGATTACAAGATCGTGAACATTCTGGATACTCCGGAAATGAAAGCAGCACTCAAAACGATGAGCAAATACTACAAAGCTGGTTATGTATCACCAGAGGCAGCAACAACAGGCTCCACCAATGACCTGACCACATCAGGCAACTGGTTCCTGGATCGTGCACAGACACAACCGCTCGCGGACAACCAATGGTCAGCAAGCTACGGATATCCGGTAGTTTCCACACCAGCTAGTGACGCGATCATCACCAACACGTCTGTACAAGGTTCGATCATGGCTATCTCGGCCAACTCTGAATATCCGGAGAAAGCAATGGAGTTCCTGAACCTGTTGAATACAGATCCAGTGCTGCGCAATATGGTTGATTCCGGTATTGAGGGCGTTCACTACAAAAAAGTGGATGACACGCACATGGAAAATCTGGCTGAATCCAAGAACTATGATATGCCTTCTTACTCCCTCGGTAACAACATGTTGTTGTATCTGAACAACAATGACCCGGATAACAAATGGGATGAGTTCAAGAAATTTAATGCAGAGGGTGTAAATTCCCCAATTCTGAGCTTTAACTTTGACTCCAGCAAAGTGTCGTCGGAACTGACAGCAGTGCAGAATGTCAAAGAGCAATACTGGGCCGCATTGATGACAGGTACGCTGGACCCAGAGAACAATTTGGAGCAAGTGATTGAGAAGTTCAATCAAGCCGGACTTGAAAAAGTGATGGCTGAAGCCCAAACCCAGCTTGATGCCTGGAGAGCGGCAAATAAGTAA
- a CDS encoding sugar ABC transporter permease, with protein sequence MTAFLKNLIRNRVMLFMVLPGAIWFFFFSYLPLVGTVAAFKQYRFSREGFWASLMKSEWVGWDNFKFLFSTNDAWLITRNTLFYNLAIIFLGLVFAVGLAILLSELVNKRLAKLYQTGMFLPYFLSWVIVGYFAFSFLSMDRGMLNQIIGWFGVEPIQWYSEAKYWPYILVFVALWKTIGYNSIVYLASILGIDRSLYEAAMIDGANKWQQIRNITIPLLSPIIIIMTLLAVGRIFYADFGLFYQVPRDSGTLYAVTNVIDTYVYRGLKTSGEIGMSTAAGLYQSVVGFVLVIISNYVVRKIDKDSSLF encoded by the coding sequence ATGACCGCATTTTTGAAAAATCTGATTAGAAACCGAGTCATGCTGTTCATGGTGCTGCCAGGCGCCATCTGGTTCTTCTTCTTCTCCTACTTGCCATTGGTGGGTACAGTAGCCGCATTCAAACAATATCGTTTCAGCCGCGAAGGCTTCTGGGCCAGTCTGATGAAGAGCGAATGGGTGGGTTGGGATAACTTTAAATTCCTGTTCAGCACCAACGATGCTTGGCTCATTACTCGAAACACGCTTTTTTATAACCTTGCGATTATATTTCTGGGGCTGGTATTCGCTGTAGGTTTGGCGATTCTGCTCTCGGAGCTGGTCAATAAACGATTGGCCAAATTGTATCAAACAGGTATGTTCCTGCCGTATTTCCTCTCCTGGGTTATTGTCGGTTACTTCGCGTTCAGCTTCCTGAGCATGGACCGGGGGATGTTGAACCAGATTATTGGGTGGTTCGGTGTGGAACCGATTCAGTGGTATTCGGAAGCGAAGTATTGGCCGTATATCCTGGTGTTCGTAGCTCTGTGGAAAACGATCGGGTACAACAGCATTGTCTATCTCGCTTCCATTCTGGGGATTGATCGGTCGCTGTATGAGGCAGCCATGATCGATGGAGCCAATAAGTGGCAGCAGATTCGCAACATTACGATTCCTTTGCTCTCACCGATCATTATTATTATGACGTTACTGGCTGTGGGTCGCATCTTCTATGCCGACTTCGGTCTCTTCTATCAGGTTCCAAGGGATTCGGGTACGTTGTATGCCGTTACCAATGTTATTGATACGTATGTGTATCGTGGCTTGAAAACAAGTGGTGAGATTGGCATGAGTACCGCTGCCGGATTGTATCAATCCGTTGTAGGCTTTGTGCTCGTTATCATTTCCAACTACGTAGTACGCAAAATCGATAAAGATAGCAGCCTATTCTAG
- a CDS encoding carbohydrate ABC transporter permease: MNILAGLFALICVFPFVFVVIISFTDEKALARDGYRLIPKEWSLAAYQFVWQSGDTLLRAYGVTILVTVLGTIISLILMSLYAYAISRKSFRYRRFFSIFAILTMLFNGGMIPTYMVVSQLLHLKDSIWALVLPLAMNAFYIMILRTFYSTSVPDAVIESAKIDGAGEFYTFMKIVIPLSLPGLATIGLFSTLGYWNDWFNALLYIDNPNLVPLQSMLMRIESSIQFIQQNSANSSMSLAAMQSIPQDTSRMAMVVLATLPIIFAYPFFQRYFVQGLTVGAVKE, translated from the coding sequence ATGAATATTTTGGCCGGACTATTCGCTTTAATCTGTGTATTTCCTTTCGTGTTTGTAGTGATCATCTCGTTCACGGACGAGAAAGCACTGGCCCGTGACGGGTATCGACTGATTCCGAAGGAATGGAGTCTCGCAGCCTATCAGTTTGTGTGGCAGAGTGGAGACACGCTGCTGCGTGCTTATGGGGTAACCATTCTCGTGACGGTGCTGGGTACCATCATCAGTCTGATTCTAATGTCGCTGTATGCTTATGCAATTTCCCGCAAGAGTTTCCGTTATCGGAGATTTTTCTCCATATTTGCCATTCTGACCATGTTGTTCAACGGCGGGATGATTCCGACCTATATGGTCGTATCCCAACTTCTTCATTTAAAAGATAGCATATGGGCACTGGTTCTGCCGCTTGCAATGAATGCCTTCTATATCATGATCCTGCGTACGTTCTATTCAACCAGTGTGCCGGATGCAGTCATTGAATCCGCGAAAATTGATGGAGCCGGAGAATTCTATACGTTTATGAAAATTGTCATTCCATTATCGCTGCCAGGGCTTGCGACAATCGGATTGTTCAGTACGCTCGGTTATTGGAACGATTGGTTCAATGCACTGTTATATATCGATAATCCCAACCTCGTACCGCTGCAATCGATGCTGATGCGGATCGAGTCCAGCATCCAGTTCATCCAGCAGAACTCGGCGAACAGCTCGATGAGTCTGGCGGCGATGCAATCCATCCCGCAGGATACTTCACGGATGGCCATGGTGGTTCTCGCCACGTTGCCGATTATTTTCGCATATCCGTTCTTCCAGCGTTACTTTGTACAAGGTCTGACGGTCGGAGCTGTCAAAGAGTAA